The DNA region AATGGCATCGGGGGCTGTGCAGAACACGCTCGCTCTGGTGCCGCTTAGAGCGTCCAGCATttcgcatcatcatcgccaggCAACGAGCACACGCTAGTCGCCCGTCAGATCAATGACCTCAACGTCCGCCAAGTCCAGGTTGCCGGGAGCCCTGCGCTTGACCCCGGCCACAACGGATGGCCCCCCAGCCAAGGCCGACCCAAGACCAGGCAGCTCTGTAGGTATACGCAGCCGGTTTGTGGACCGCAAGGGCGCGAGCGCAATCGGGTCCGCCGGTGCCTGACTCGGCGTCTGAAGGGGAGGTTGAATGGGAGCTGGAGTCCTTGCTGCAACAGGGCCGAGAGCTGGTACCGGCACCGAAGCGGCTTGCTGGACCACCGGCTGGGCCGGCTGCGACCGCCGCAGGTGTCTCATCCGAACCATACTGTACCTCTCCCCGAGAAGGAGCCTGAGATGCACCTGGTTGAAACCCTCCAGCTGCTCGCGGGCGCTCCTCCAGCGAACGAGCCACGCGTCACGCTTGGCCTTGTTGTGCGCGTGCGTCTTGGTGACGACAAGCGTGTAAGGACGACCGTAGCGCTCAGTCTCGTGGCTGCAGTCGGCGCCGACCCTGTCCAGCGCCTAGTGCACGTGGGAACGGTTCTCTTTGTTCAAGGGATAACGGGCAACTCTCCTtgtgccgtcggcgaggaagtcGTTGAGCTCTGAGCAGAtgccgcagtcgcagtcCACGCCCTGCCTCACCAAGCTAGTGTCGTTTGGCGGCTCTCGTCCCACGTAGTTGAGCAGGTAGGCGCTGAGAAGGGCGACAAATAGGCGTTGGTAGCGCGGTGTATCAAAGGGAATCTCCTTTGATGCCATGgatccagccagccagcgcaggTACGGAATCCACAACACCTCAAACTCGTCTGCTGCTAACCCCGGAGCGGCTTCAACCACGTTTCGTACGAAGAGTGTGACCACGTAGTCTGGCTCAGACGGGTCGTCGATGGCAGAGAAGAAGTCAGCCAAGGCTTGGGTGCTTACAGCTGTCGCTACTGAGCTGTGCACGCCTGAGGTAAGACGCGGCCGCTTTGCTGAGGCCTCttgggtcgacgacgacacgcctCTAACACGTGTAAAAGACACGGACCTGAGAAAGCACTCGGCGATTAGTCGATGGGCAAATTTTACCCACCCTATGGGTAATGAGCCGTCCACGCCATGCCGTCGCAGCTGGGCCATCAAGGCAAGGTAGAACGCCGGCTGATCGAGCCTCCTATCGAGTTTCGGCATCACACTGCGATGTCAGCGGTGCGATAAGTGGAAACACACGGAGAACATACTATAGTGAGAAGAATTCAGTCGGGTTTTCAAAGTACTGCACGCAGTCCACCATGTCTGATCCGGCCAACGGCCCCAGAACCGTGCTAGAGAGGCAGGCATCGAGGCATTCACGGATCGTTGCGCGAGCCCACCCTCGGATGCAACTTGACTCAGGGTCGGGGCTGGCGATACTTTTTGGGACGGTCATGAAGCTCCTGATGGCCCGATATCGGGCGGAGAAGTGGTTgaaggaggagagggcgaggcacAGACTGGCCTGGTCAGCGTGCGTTATGGCAAATAAGTGCGTTGGGCGAAACTCACCCCTTTTTGATGGCTCTAAAGCGACCCTCGACGTCCTCACCCCGCTGCACCCACTGCATCATTGCCGCGAACGTGCTATGCAGCATCGCACCTTTGTGATTGGAGGCGGCCTGCTCAAAGACGGTATATTCCTCTCTAGCGAGGGCAACTTTGACCACGCCGTGGAGCCCCTCCCCATCAATGGTCAATAGCGGACGCCAGGACGGTCTATCCGGCTCAAGACGTTGCTCCCACACCGTCCGACAAAGCCGCCAGAGCAGCTGCGGGAAAGCTGGTACCGACGGGCGTTGGAGGCATAACCGGGCGTAGTAGCGGATCAGTGGCTGGATATCCGACGTATCGTAAGAGGATTTGGATAAGAACGCGTGGAGCCCGTCGTGAGGAACTATGGCAACGGCCTGTAACGGGCATGAGTCTAGGCCCGCTGTTCTCGTTCGGGCTTCTTACCGCCACATGATACCAATGGGtcgcatcccccccccttttgtTGAACTTGTCAGCCGACATTGTGGATTTGATGTGATTGAAGTCATCGGCTTCGTACGCACCTCGTTGCCGGTATAGCCTCGATCCTCTTCACACTCGCGGTCATCAAAGTACCCATCGGTCAGGAGATCGTCCTCGGCTAGGTCAACCTCTTGGGCAATCATGCGCCCGTCCAAGCCAAACAATGTCTTGAAGCTGTGGTTCGT from Purpureocillium takamizusanense chromosome 3, complete sequence includes:
- a CDS encoding uncharacterized protein (EggNog:ENOG503P0KC), with the translated sequence MANAHGLGDMSAGGEPDLRGDLLNELDNIQTPGSFATIATLPDAPPAGLFVDGLGEVSMPLGEAQAARLIDKCRHAPFGRKEETLVDLSVRKCWEMDRSQFSFRDPAWPSYLKMICANVALDLGIDAVVHAEIYKMLIYGEGAMFKAHTDTEKCSGMFGTLVVCLPSAHGGGDVVVKHCGQAKLLSSSATAQSYLAWYSDVSHEVLPVTSGYRWVLTFNLTLDTSIERPLVGGHQSQMRAVRQILTGWLGVAPESRQNKCLLHVLDHDYTEANMSIGALKARDLAQVQALRDLSTELGYEVFLGLLTKEELGTLDADYDHYHYDHYDDDDDESEEGGFHDLADVCSTNHSFKTLFGLDGRMIAQEVDLAEDDLLTDGYFDDRECEEDRGYTGNEGGGCDPLVSCGVPHDGLHAFLSKSSYDTSDIQPLIRYYARLCLQRPSVPAFPQLLWRLCRTVWEQRLEPDRPSWRPLLTIDGEGLHGVVKVALAREEYTVFEQAASNHKGAMLHSTFAAMMQWVQRGEDVEGRFRAIKKGLCLALSSFNHFSARYRAIRSFMTVPKSIASPDPESSCIRGWARATIRECLDACLSSTVLGPLAGSDMVDCVQYFENPTEFFSLYVMPKLDRRLDQPAFYLALMAQLRRHGVDGSLPIGWVKFAHRLIAECFLRSVSFTRVRGVSSSTQEASAKRPRLTSGVHSSVATAVSTQALADFFSAIDDPSEPDYVVTLFVRNVVEAAPGLAADEFEVLWIPYLRWLAGSMASKEIPFDTPRYQRLFVALLSAYLLNYVGREPPNDTSLVRQGVDCDCGICSELNDFLADGTRRVARYPLNKENRSHVH